From Vitis vinifera cultivar Pinot Noir 40024 chromosome 3, ASM3070453v1, the proteins below share one genomic window:
- the LOC100255521 gene encoding protein PAT1 homolog 2, whose translation MERSQGLDFKDLPEASSSDGALFDASQYEFFGQHAVEEVELGGLENEENIPVFGSVDDEYQLFEREESVGLSSLSDIDDLASTFSKLNRVVTGPRNPGVIGDRGSGSFSRESSSAADWAQDTDFPNWLDQHMFDAECSQEGKRWSSQPHASSAHLGESRPLYRTSSYPQQPQQPHHFSSEPILVPKSSFTSFPPGGSSQQASPRHHHSHHLNISSLTVGPQLHLSAPNLSPLSNSNIHLSGLPHGLHYGGNIPQFNPPGLSVNNRPLNHWVNHAGLIHGDHPSLLNNILQQQLPHQNGIMPQQLMSQQQLQQQRLHHSVQPSMAHFSALRSQLYNTHPSPQHKGMPGLSDMRDQRPKSTQRSKQNMRFSHQASDSSSQKSDNGLVQFRSKYMTADEIESILRMQHAATHSNDPYIDDYYHQARLAKKSAESRLKHHFYPSHLKDLPTRGRNNTEQHSHLPVDALGRIAFSSIRRPRPLLEVDSPSSGSNDGSTEQNVTVKPLEQEPMLAARIAIEDGLCLLLDVDDIDRVLQFSPPQDGGIQLRRKRQMLLEGLAASLQLVDPLGKSGHAVGLAPNDDLVFLRLVSLPKGRKLLFRYIQLLFPGGELARIVCMAIFRHLRFLFGGLPSDKGAAETTIDLAKTVSTCVNGMDLRALSACLVAVVCSSEQPPLRPLGSPAGDGASIILKSVLERATELLTDPHVAGKCSMPNRALWQASFDEFFSLLTKYCLSKYETIIQSIFSQTQPGTEIISSESTRAISREMPVELLRASLPHTDEHQRKLLLDFAQRSMPITGFNTRGSSGQVTSESVRG comes from the exons ATGGAGAGATCTCAGGGTTTGGATTTCAAGGACCTCCCCGAGGCTTCTTCCTCAG ATGGTGCACTCTTTGATGCATCACAATATGAATTTTTTGGTCAACATGCTGTGGAGGAAGTGGAGTTGGGGGGTTTggagaatgaagaaaatattcCTGTATTTGGATCCGTTGACGATGAGTATCAGTTGTTTGAGAGAGAAGAG AGTGTAGGTTTAAGTTCTTTGTCTGACATCGATGATCTGGCAAGTACATTTTCAAAG TTGAACAGAGTTGTTACTGGACCAAGAAATCCAGGAGTTATTGGTGATAGGGGTTCTGGATCTTTTTCAAGAGAAA GTTCGTCTGCAGCTGATTGGGCACAAGACACAGATTTTCCGAACTGGTTGGATCAGCATATGTTTGATGCAGAATGTTCTCAGGAAGGCAAGAGGTGGTCATCACAGCCACATGCTTCTTCTGCTCATCTAGGTGAATCAAGGCCTTTGTACAGAACATCGTCATATCCTCAGCAGCCACAGCAGCCACATCACTTCTCGAGTGAACCAATTTTAGTGCCCAAATCATCTTTCACATCTTTCCCTCCGGGTGGCAGTTCTCAACAGGCTTCACCACGCCACCACCATTCACATCACCTGAATATTTCATCTCTTACTGTCGGACCTCAGTTGCACTTATCTGCGCCAAATCTATCTCCTTTATCTAACTCTAATATCCATTTGTCTGGCTTACCACATGGGTTGCATTACGGTGGAAATATACCTCAGTTCAACCCTCCTGGTCTATCTGTTAATAATAGGCCACTGAACCACTGGGTCAATCATGCTGGCTTAATTCATGGAGATCACCCTAGCCTCTTGAACAATATTCTGCAACAACAATTACCTCATCAAAATGGGATAATGCCCCAACAGTTAATGTCACAACAGCAGCTTCAACAGCAGAGGTTGCATCATTCAGTTCAACCATCCATGGCCCATTTTTCAGCACTGCGATCCCAACTGTATAATACCCATCCTTCACCTCAACATAAAGGAATGCCTGGATTGTCTGATATGAGAGATCAAAGACCCAAGTCAACACAAAGGAGTAAACAAAACATGCGCTTTTCTCACCAAGCCTCTGATTCTAGCAGCCAGAAAAGTGATAATGGTCTGGTGCAATTCAGGTCCAAGTATATGACAGCTGATGAGATAGAGAGTATTCTTAGAATGCAGCATGCTGCCACACATAGCAATGACCCCTACATAGATGATTATTACCACCAAGCACGTCTTGCTAAAAAATCTGCTGAATCAAGGTTGAAACACCATTTCTACCCGTCTCACCTTAAGGATCTTCCTACTCGAGGACGCAATAATACAGAACAGCATTCTCATCTCCCTGTAGATGCTCTTGGGAGGATTGCCTTCTCTTCCATCCGTAGGCCTCGCCCCCTCCTTGAAGTAGACTCTCCTTCCTCTGGCTCTAATGATGGCAGCACTGAACAGAATGTCACTGTAAAGCCACTGGAACAGGAACCAATGCTTGCAGCTAGGATAGCTATTGAGGATGGCCTTTGTCTTCTCCTTGACGTAGATGATATTGATCGGGTTTTACAATTTAGTCCCCCCCAAGATGGAGGGATTCAGCTGAGGCGGAAGCGGCAGATGCTGTTGGAAGGGTTAGCAGCTTCACTTCAGCTTGTTGACCCGCTTGGGAAAAGTGGCCATGCAGTTGGGTTGGCTCCCAATGATGACCTTGTTTTCCTGCGTTTGGTCTCTCTTCCCAAGGGCCGAAAGCTCCTTTTCAGGTACATTCAGCTACTTTTCCCAGGTGGTGAGCTTGCCAGAATTGTCTGCATGGCTATTTTCCGTCATTTGAGGTTTTTATTTGGCGGCCTTCCCTCTGATAAGGGGGCGGCAGAGACAACAATAGATCTCGCAAAGACAGTTTCCACTTGTGTTAATGGCATGGATCTTCGTGCTTTGAGTGCTTGTCTGGTTGCAGTTGTTTGTTCTTCAGAGCAGCCACCCCTCCGCCCTCTTGGAAGCCCTGCTGGAGATGGGGCCTCTATTATCTTAAAATCTGTTCTTGAAAGGGCAACCGAACTCCTAACTGATCCTCATGTTGCTGGCAAATGTAGCATGCCCAACCGTGCTCTTTGGCAGGCTTCTTTTGATGAATTCTTTAGTCTTCTTACCAAGTATTGCCTGAGTAAATATGAGACTATCATACAGTCAATATTTTCACAAACCCAGCCTGGCACAGAAATAATTAGTTCAGAGTCCACAAGAGCAATAAGCCGGGAAATGCCTGTGGAGC